From Osmerus mordax isolate fOsmMor3 chromosome 8, fOsmMor3.pri, whole genome shotgun sequence, a single genomic window includes:
- the katnbl1 gene encoding KATNB1-like protein 1, with product MATGNQDGQKRKFDRLSQAMPHAPCMPNLRSVTEETMKKVDYYNKEDIDKDRFTLTHVYIPGKVKRVSVCKRKARQAVLSSVALRRVPCAGLACDMANKENELISEDIEGDVHYNDNCGFPVNSAEASKMTEPGSKCGDYFAELSKDHEAMTHVLFGRNLRLNVALTLWRRNTSELVAYLIRIQDTGVLLDCLPVITKNLQSDTPCISLGCCVDLLPQVKTILASKHEEHLIVGLHWVQSVIKKWWPELSANGITLKDSFSEDKNLQAMRQQLKECWEDGTQLSSVPGTTGEMAKTIESYLSQLH from the exons ATGGCCACTGGAAATCAGGATGGGCAAAAGAGGAAGTTCGACAGGCTCAGCCAAGCCATGCCTCATGCTCCTTGTATGCCCAATCTGCGTTCTGTTACTGAAGAGACCATGAAGAAG GTGGATTATTATAATAAGGAAGATATAGATAAAGACAG ATTCACATTGACACACGTCTACATTCCTGGCAAAGTGAAGCGAGTTTCGGTGTGCAAGAGGAAGGCCCGCCAAGCGGTGTTGAGCTCGGTGGCGTTGCGCAGGGTGCCCTGCGCGGGCCTGGCCTGTGACATGGCCAACAAGGAGAATGAGCTGATAAGTGAAGACATTGAGGGAGATGTACACTACAATGACAACTGCGGGTTCCCTGTGAACTCTGCAGAGGCCTCCAAGATGACTGAGCCCGGCTCCAAGTGTGGCGATTACTTTGCTGAG TTATCGAAAGACCATGAAGCTATGACGCACGTGTTGTTTGGAAGGAATCTACGACTTAATGTAGCGCTGACACTTTGGCGTCGAAATACCAGTGAACTTGTGGCATACCTGATCAG AATTCAAGATACTGGGGTGCTTCTTGATTGTCTACCCGTTATAACAAAAAA CCTTCAGAGTGACACACCATGCATTTCACTTGGCTGCTGTGTAGACCTACTACCACAAGTGAAAACAATCCTCGCCAGCAAACATGAAGA ACACTTGATTGTGGGTTTGCACTGGGTGCAATCTGTAATCAAAAAGTGGTGGCCAGAACTCTCCGCGAATGGCATTACGCTGAAGGACAGCTTCTCAGAAGACAA GAACCTTCAAGCCATGAGGCAGCAGCTGAAAGAATGTTGGGAGGATGGAACCCAGCTAAGTTCAGTTCCAGGAACTACAGGAGAGATGGCAAAG aCCATAGAGTCCTACCTATCACAGCTTCACTGA